In Raphanus sativus cultivar WK10039 chromosome 5, ASM80110v3, whole genome shotgun sequence, the following proteins share a genomic window:
- the LOC108860798 gene encoding uncharacterized protein LOC108860798 — translation MSVKKQASERKNSGRDKSSYYRCLSFSFTESSSTDEKKNPSSLNRMDSKKLKADIVKWAKRVASYVRQLSSRKRD, via the coding sequence ATGTCTGTAAAGAAACAGGCTTCGGAGAGGAAGAACAGTGGAAGAGACAAGTCAAGTTATTATCGATGCTTGTCATTCTCGTTCACGGAGTCGTCATCAACGGATGAGAAGAAGAACCCATCGTCGTTGAATCGTATGGATTCAAAGAAGCTCAAGGCAGATATTGTGAAGTGGGCTAAGCGTGTTGCGTCTTACGTTCGTCAACTTAGCTCGAGAAAACGAGATTAA